The proteins below are encoded in one region of Maribacter aestuarii:
- a CDS encoding SRPBCC family protein gives MKYTSEIVVNVPLDTFIKKMDNPENMKHWQQGLIGYKELDGIPGTEGAKMELSYKMGNRNMVLIETIIKRNLPHEFHATYDAKNVHNIQKNYFKSIDGHSTKWISESEFQFEGFMMKTMGFLMPGAFKKQSMKYMKDFKAFAEDGTSVTKS, from the coding sequence ATGAAATATACGAGCGAGATTGTGGTAAACGTTCCTCTCGACACCTTCATTAAAAAAATGGACAATCCTGAGAACATGAAGCATTGGCAGCAAGGGCTGATAGGCTACAAAGAATTAGATGGTATTCCCGGAACGGAAGGTGCCAAAATGGAATTATCCTATAAAATGGGTAATAGGAACATGGTATTGATTGAGACGATTATCAAACGCAATTTACCACATGAGTTCCATGCTACCTATGATGCTAAAAACGTTCATAACATCCAAAAGAACTATTTCAAATCTATTGACGGGCATTCAACAAAATGGATTTCTGAGAGCGAATTTCAGTTTGAAGGATTTATGATGAAGACTATGGGATTTTTAATGCCCGGTGCCTTTAAAAAGCAGTCTATGAAATATATGAAGGATTTTAAAGCCTTCGCCGAGGACGGAACTTCAGTGACTAAGTCTTAA
- a CDS encoding peptidyl-prolyl cis-trans isomerase has protein sequence MFSAKQKTVQQHFKKGFAMCLCGLLLFSCDSFFKKKEEQGALARVGESYLYDEDIRPFMTDGMSKSDSASFVTNYINNWASKQLLLSKAKINLPEEKLAEFDNLVSEYRVDLYTRAYKEALVSQGADSLISTNQLEEFYEREKENFRLKERIAQLRFIEIPNNFLDKNEVIKRLKSFKEADVAYLDSIGVQFKKLHFNDSLWVKSSRIFEEIPPITPENQNKYLKKSQFFELEDANGVYLVKIEDVKDLNEIAPLSFVTPTIKQVLLSRRKIDYLRKLETEIIDEAIKDKEFEVYTKD, from the coding sequence ATGTTTTCTGCAAAACAAAAGACAGTACAACAACATTTTAAGAAAGGTTTTGCCATGTGCTTGTGTGGCCTACTCCTATTTTCTTGTGACTCTTTTTTCAAGAAAAAAGAAGAGCAAGGGGCCTTGGCCAGAGTGGGTGAATCCTATCTGTACGATGAGGATATAAGACCCTTCATGACGGATGGAATGTCTAAATCCGATAGTGCATCTTTTGTAACCAACTACATTAATAATTGGGCTTCTAAACAGTTGTTATTATCCAAAGCGAAAATTAATCTACCCGAAGAGAAACTGGCAGAGTTTGATAATTTGGTCAGTGAGTATCGTGTAGATTTATATACTAGGGCCTATAAAGAGGCATTGGTATCGCAAGGGGCAGATTCCCTAATTTCTACAAATCAATTGGAGGAATTTTACGAAAGGGAAAAGGAAAATTTTAGGCTGAAGGAAAGAATAGCGCAATTGAGGTTTATAGAAATTCCTAACAACTTCTTAGATAAGAATGAGGTAATCAAAAGACTTAAGAGTTTTAAGGAAGCGGATGTGGCCTATTTGGATTCTATAGGCGTACAATTTAAAAAGTTACATTTTAATGATTCTCTTTGGGTCAAGTCCTCTAGGATATTTGAGGAAATCCCGCCTATAACCCCTGAAAATCAGAACAAGTACTTAAAAAAATCACAATTTTTTGAATTGGAGGATGCTAACGGGGTATATTTGGTGAAAATAGAGGATGTTAAGGATTTGAACGAAATTGCACCGCTATCTTTTGTAACACCTACCATAAAGCAAGTCTTATTAAGTCGCAGAAAAATTGACTACCTGCGTAAACTCGAAACCGAAATCATAGATGAAGCAATCAAGGATAAAGAATTTGAAGTTTATACCAAAGATTAA
- a CDS encoding peptidylprolyl isomerase, translated as MKQSRIKNLKFIPKIKGAVLAAIWCAGLAISAQDSIPEVPDNQVEPMENIAEATPKKKDSTNNFKRIKLDGIAAVVGDYVILDSDIEKTLIDLKSQGANTADITRCGLLGKLMEDRLYAHQAVQDSILVSDDEVNATGDRQLQSLVQQIGSMDKVLKYYKKTDEASFREELYKINKLRMLSERMQQDIIKEIEITPEEVRQFFNKIPEDERPVFGAELEIAQIVKSPEPSEEEKQKVVDKLNQIKADVEDNDASFSVKAILYSQDPGSKSKGGFYSITKQTGFDKTFKDVAFSLQEGEISEPFETAFGYHIIFIEKIRGQELDLRHILIQPEISENALEEAKTELDSIRLKVMNGEFTFAEAALNFSDEKETKFDGGLLRNPQDFSSRFELTKMDPALYNQVRNLKDNELSYPILEQDPRGGPPKYKILKVTNRFDEHVADFAKDYTKIQQLALTEKQFNAIKEWMDEHIEDTYISVNEANTDCDFANNWIKE; from the coding sequence ATGAAGCAATCAAGGATAAAGAATTTGAAGTTTATACCAAAGATTAAAGGAGCAGTTTTGGCAGCTATATGGTGTGCCGGACTCGCAATATCCGCTCAAGATTCTATACCGGAAGTTCCGGATAATCAGGTTGAGCCCATGGAAAATATTGCTGAGGCTACACCTAAGAAAAAAGATTCAACCAATAATTTCAAAAGAATCAAACTCGATGGCATCGCAGCAGTGGTAGGCGATTATGTAATATTGGATTCTGATATTGAGAAAACGTTGATAGATCTAAAAAGTCAGGGTGCGAATACGGCAGATATTACACGATGCGGTCTTTTAGGTAAGTTAATGGAGGATCGTCTGTACGCACACCAAGCGGTGCAGGACAGTATTTTGGTTTCCGATGACGAAGTAAATGCTACGGGAGACCGTCAACTCCAGTCTTTGGTACAACAGATTGGCTCTATGGACAAGGTGCTTAAATATTATAAAAAAACAGATGAGGCCAGTTTTAGGGAGGAGCTTTATAAAATTAACAAACTGCGTATGCTTTCTGAACGCATGCAACAGGATATCATTAAAGAGATAGAGATAACCCCGGAAGAAGTACGTCAATTCTTTAATAAGATACCAGAGGACGAACGTCCTGTTTTTGGGGCAGAATTGGAGATTGCACAGATTGTAAAGTCTCCTGAGCCTTCCGAGGAAGAAAAGCAAAAGGTGGTTGATAAGCTAAATCAGATAAAAGCTGATGTTGAGGATAATGATGCTAGTTTTAGCGTAAAGGCTATTCTATACTCACAGGATCCAGGGTCTAAATCCAAAGGAGGATTTTATAGTATTACGAAGCAAACTGGATTTGACAAAACATTCAAGGATGTGGCTTTTAGTCTACAGGAAGGTGAAATTTCAGAACCTTTTGAGACTGCTTTTGGATACCACATCATTTTTATTGAGAAGATAAGAGGTCAAGAATTGGATTTAAGGCATATTTTGATTCAACCCGAAATATCTGAAAATGCTTTAGAGGAAGCTAAGACGGAATTGGATAGTATCCGTTTAAAAGTAATGAACGGGGAATTTACATTTGCTGAAGCGGCACTTAATTTTTCCGATGAAAAAGAGACAAAGTTTGATGGTGGACTTTTGAGGAATCCACAAGATTTTAGTTCCCGTTTTGAGTTGACAAAAATGGACCCTGCCTTATATAATCAAGTCAGGAATCTGAAGGATAACGAACTTTCCTATCCTATTTTAGAGCAGGATCCCCGAGGTGGACCTCCAAAATATAAAATTTTGAAGGTGACCAATAGGTTTGATGAACACGTAGCGGACTTCGCCAAGGATTATACTAAAATACAGCAGCTTGCACTGACCGAAAAACAGTTCAACGCCATTAAAGAATGGATGGATGAGCATATTGAGGATACTTATATTAGTGTGAACGAGGCGAACACGGATTGCGACTTTGCCAATAATTGGATAAAGGAATAA
- a CDS encoding AAA family ATPase has protein sequence MSDVAAIKLLVEKHIALKKEIAKIIVGQEVVIDQILLSIYTGGHSLLIGVPGLAKTLMVNTIAQALGLDFKRIQFTPDLMPSDILGSEVLDQARNFKFIKGPIFANIILADEINRTPPKTQAALLEAMQERAVTIAGVQHKLELPYFVLATQNPIEQEGTYPLPEAQLDRFMFAIELTYPSVAEEIQVVKNTTSAMTYTVDAQFDAEQILTVQELVRRIPVPDNVVEYAVKLVNSTRPNLATTSDFVKQYVDWGAGPRASQNLILGAKANAAIHGKYSPDIEDVHAVVKGILRHRIIKNYKAEAEGISEEDIIEKLL, from the coding sequence ATGTCAGATGTTGCCGCTATTAAGCTCCTTGTTGAAAAACATATTGCGCTTAAAAAGGAAATTGCAAAAATAATTGTCGGCCAGGAAGTCGTAATCGACCAAATACTACTGTCCATATATACCGGTGGCCATTCCCTATTGATAGGTGTTCCCGGGCTTGCAAAAACCCTTATGGTCAATACCATTGCCCAAGCATTAGGGTTGGATTTTAAGCGTATCCAGTTTACCCCAGATTTGATGCCCAGCGATATTCTAGGAAGCGAAGTCCTTGATCAGGCTAGAAACTTCAAGTTTATCAAGGGACCTATATTCGCCAATATTATTCTGGCTGATGAGATTAATAGAACGCCTCCAAAAACTCAGGCCGCTTTATTGGAGGCAATGCAGGAGCGCGCGGTGACTATTGCCGGCGTTCAACACAAACTAGAATTGCCGTATTTTGTTCTCGCCACTCAAAATCCAATAGAACAAGAAGGAACTTACCCCTTGCCAGAGGCACAATTGGACCGATTCATGTTTGCGATAGAGCTAACGTATCCATCCGTTGCAGAAGAAATCCAAGTGGTGAAAAACACTACTTCTGCCATGACCTATACGGTAGATGCACAATTTGATGCGGAACAAATTTTGACGGTTCAAGAGTTGGTGCGTAGAATTCCAGTACCCGATAATGTAGTGGAATATGCTGTAAAACTGGTCAATAGCACTAGGCCTAACTTGGCAACCACATCTGATTTTGTTAAACAATATGTAGATTGGGGAGCCGGACCACGAGCTTCTCAGAACCTGATTTTGGGAGCAAAGGCAAATGCCGCCATCCATGGAAAGTATTCACCTGATATTGAGGATGTACATGCTGTGGTAAAAGGTATTCTAAGACACCGGATCATTAAGAACTACAAGGCAGAAGCTGAAGGCATTTCCGAAGAAGATATTATCGAAAAGTTGTTGTAG
- a CDS encoding aconitate hydratase produces the protein MAFDIDMIKAVYANMAERVDKAREIVGKPLTLSEKILYSHLWEGNPTKAFVRGKDYVDFAPDRIACQDATAQMALLQFMQAGKPKVAVPTTVHCDHLIQAKSGAAADLKSANSTSAEVFDFLESVSNKYGIGFWKPGAGIIHQVVLENYAFPGGMMIGTDSHTVNAGGLGMVAIGVGGADAVDVMAGMAWELKFPKLIGVRLTGTISGWTAPKDVILKVAEILTVKGGTGAIVEYFGPGAKSLSCTGKGTICNMGAEIGATTSTFGYDESMERYLRATERGDVADAANKIAPYLTADDEVYANPEDYFDQVIDIDLSKLGPLLNGPFTPDLSTGVGKEMTKKATENDWPIQVEWGLIGSCTNSSYEDLSRASSIAQQALDKGLKMKSELGINPGSEQVRYTAERDGILQVFEKLDAKIFTNACGPCIGQWARYSDPKNAPKNSIVHSFNRNFAKRADGNPNTHAFVASPELTAAIAIAGRLDFNPMTDTLINQDGQEVQFEEPTGWELPPKGFAVEDAGFLPPTDDGSSVEVKVAKDSERLQLLEPFEPMRPENLQGVKLLIKAFGKCTTDHISMAGPWLRFRGHLDNIANNTLIGAVNAFNKKTNFVKNQLTGEYDGVPDTQRAYKAAGIKSIVVGDHNYGEGSSREHAAMQPRHLGVAAVLVKSFARIHETNLKKQGMLALTFANEEDYDKIQEDDTFNFVDIADFAPDKPLTLEVVHADGSKDIIKANHTYNKAQIGWFNEGSALNVIKRENAA, from the coding sequence ATGGCATTCGATATCGATATGATTAAGGCGGTTTACGCCAATATGGCGGAACGGGTAGATAAGGCTCGAGAAATAGTGGGCAAACCGCTAACGCTGTCCGAGAAAATTTTATATTCCCACCTATGGGAAGGTAATCCTACCAAGGCATTCGTACGTGGTAAGGATTATGTAGATTTTGCTCCGGATCGTATCGCTTGTCAAGATGCTACAGCACAAATGGCCTTATTGCAGTTCATGCAAGCTGGAAAGCCTAAAGTCGCGGTGCCCACTACGGTTCATTGTGATCACCTTATACAAGCAAAGAGTGGAGCAGCGGCCGATTTAAAATCTGCCAACAGCACAAGTGCGGAAGTATTTGATTTTTTAGAATCGGTTTCCAATAAATACGGAATCGGATTTTGGAAACCGGGTGCGGGAATTATTCATCAAGTAGTACTTGAGAATTACGCCTTTCCGGGAGGAATGATGATTGGAACGGATTCCCACACTGTTAATGCCGGGGGACTGGGTATGGTTGCCATTGGAGTTGGTGGTGCTGATGCAGTGGATGTTATGGCGGGAATGGCTTGGGAGCTAAAGTTCCCTAAACTAATTGGGGTAAGACTTACCGGGACCATATCCGGATGGACCGCACCAAAAGATGTCATATTAAAGGTAGCTGAAATACTCACGGTAAAAGGGGGTACTGGCGCCATTGTTGAATATTTTGGTCCTGGTGCGAAATCACTTTCGTGTACAGGAAAAGGCACTATCTGCAATATGGGAGCTGAAATTGGTGCTACAACTTCAACTTTTGGTTATGATGAGTCCATGGAACGTTATTTACGTGCCACGGAAAGAGGGGACGTTGCGGATGCTGCAAATAAGATAGCACCTTATTTGACCGCGGATGATGAGGTATATGCCAATCCTGAGGATTATTTTGATCAAGTAATAGATATTGACCTGTCCAAACTCGGACCATTATTGAACGGTCCGTTTACACCAGATTTGTCCACGGGCGTTGGTAAGGAAATGACGAAAAAGGCAACTGAAAATGACTGGCCAATCCAGGTAGAGTGGGGATTAATAGGGTCATGTACCAACTCTTCCTACGAAGATTTGTCCAGAGCCTCATCCATTGCACAACAAGCCTTGGATAAAGGCCTGAAAATGAAATCCGAACTAGGAATCAATCCTGGATCAGAGCAAGTGCGCTATACCGCCGAAAGGGATGGTATCCTACAGGTATTTGAAAAATTGGATGCTAAGATATTTACCAATGCCTGCGGACCCTGTATAGGGCAGTGGGCAAGATATAGTGATCCTAAGAATGCACCAAAAAACAGTATTGTACATTCATTTAACAGGAATTTTGCCAAACGTGCGGATGGTAATCCCAATACACATGCTTTCGTTGCTTCTCCTGAACTGACGGCTGCAATAGCCATTGCCGGTCGCTTGGATTTTAATCCTATGACGGATACACTTATTAACCAAGACGGGCAAGAGGTCCAGTTTGAAGAGCCTACGGGGTGGGAACTTCCACCAAAAGGGTTTGCAGTAGAAGATGCCGGATTCTTACCACCAACGGACGATGGTTCCAGTGTGGAAGTAAAAGTGGCTAAGGATTCTGAACGTTTGCAGTTATTAGAGCCTTTTGAACCGATGAGGCCAGAAAACTTACAAGGGGTAAAGTTATTAATTAAAGCTTTTGGTAAGTGTACCACTGATCATATTTCTATGGCGGGACCTTGGTTGCGTTTCAGGGGACATTTGGATAATATTGCGAACAATACCTTGATAGGTGCTGTGAACGCATTTAATAAGAAAACAAATTTCGTAAAAAACCAGTTGACGGGAGAGTATGATGGCGTCCCGGACACCCAAAGAGCTTACAAGGCGGCAGGTATTAAATCCATCGTTGTCGGAGACCATAACTACGGTGAAGGTTCCTCGCGAGAGCATGCAGCCATGCAGCCTAGGCATTTAGGTGTAGCTGCCGTGTTGGTAAAATCGTTTGCCCGTATACACGAGACCAATTTGAAGAAACAAGGGATGTTGGCACTTACTTTTGCCAATGAGGAGGACTATGATAAAATACAGGAGGATGACACCTTTAATTTTGTTGATATTGCAGACTTTGCACCGGACAAACCACTAACTCTAGAGGTAGTTCATGCTGATGGAAGCAAGGATATCATCAAAGCCAATCATACGTACAACAAAGCGCAAATAGGATGGTTTAATGAAGGCTCTGCCCTAAACGTTATAAAAAGGGAAAATGCTGCTTAA
- a CDS encoding TlpA family protein disulfide reductase: protein MKRQTVYTLLVIALVLSFFVTPLGDYSKLLLNRWLSTAPTIIKPENRGKIEDYSWRLKDEDWNIFSFEEARGNVVFITFWTSWHLPSKAQLKDVQYLYDKYKGKVKFYIITNEEREPVEEFMLKNGYTFPVTYQIVGDSSPLTILKPPGSYILDKNGAIAVHQNAISDWDNDKVDNLLNSLISE from the coding sequence ATGAAAAGACAGACCGTTTACACGCTCTTGGTTATAGCCTTAGTTCTTTCCTTCTTTGTAACCCCTTTGGGTGATTATAGTAAATTACTCTTGAACAGGTGGTTGTCTACGGCACCAACAATAATAAAGCCAGAAAACCGTGGAAAGATTGAGGATTATTCCTGGAGATTAAAAGATGAAGATTGGAATATTTTTAGTTTTGAAGAAGCAAGAGGTAACGTAGTTTTTATAACGTTTTGGACTTCTTGGCATCTACCTTCAAAAGCACAACTGAAGGATGTGCAATATCTGTACGATAAGTATAAGGGCAAGGTTAAATTTTATATTATCACTAATGAGGAGCGGGAGCCCGTAGAGGAGTTCATGCTTAAAAATGGTTATACCTTTCCAGTAACCTACCAAATCGTTGGTGATTCAAGTCCGTTAACAATTTTGAAACCGCCAGGTTCTTATATTTTGGATAAAAACGGCGCAATCGCCGTACATCAAAATGCAATATCCGATTGGGACAACGACAAAGTCGATAATCTTTTAAATTCTTTGATTTCAGAATAG
- a CDS encoding DUF3291 domain-containing protein encodes MSQITTITLFKYKTLGSKLWAFGMMQFAHKPLKEVNGLQLYKLMGSGKPGFNPFADWSVYALIQIWDNEEAAKVFFEESNLMKKYRATSSENCSLFLKNMRAKGAWSGKNPFVESDTLDAQNPFIAVITRATIKTKLLFKFWNYVPISQRPLENNEGLLYAKGIGEVPFFQMATFSIWKDKESLMNYAYNSKEHAEAIVKTKELNWYSEELFSRFQPYKSLGYFKEIGKLPF; translated from the coding sequence ATGTCCCAAATCACCACAATAACTCTTTTCAAATACAAAACACTAGGAAGTAAGTTATGGGCCTTTGGAATGATGCAATTTGCCCATAAACCATTGAAAGAGGTCAATGGTTTACAGTTATACAAGCTTATGGGAAGCGGTAAACCCGGTTTTAATCCCTTTGCCGACTGGTCGGTTTACGCACTAATTCAAATTTGGGATAATGAAGAAGCGGCAAAAGTTTTCTTTGAAGAATCCAATTTAATGAAGAAATATCGGGCTACAAGCTCGGAAAATTGTTCGCTCTTCCTCAAAAATATGAGAGCTAAAGGTGCATGGTCAGGTAAAAACCCTTTTGTGGAAAGCGATACGCTAGATGCGCAAAATCCTTTCATTGCGGTCATTACTAGAGCCACTATCAAAACCAAACTTTTATTTAAATTTTGGAATTACGTTCCTATCTCACAGAGGCCTTTGGAAAACAATGAAGGTTTGCTTTATGCAAAAGGAATAGGGGAAGTTCCTTTTTTTCAAATGGCAACCTTTAGTATATGGAAGGATAAGGAATCCCTCATGAATTATGCATACAATAGTAAAGAACATGCTGAAGCAATTGTTAAAACGAAGGAACTGAATTGGTATAGTGAGGAACTTTTTTCAAGATTCCAACCCTATAAATCCTTAGGATATTTCAAGGAGATAGGTAAACTTCCTTTTTAG
- a CDS encoding carotenoid biosynthesis protein translates to MNDFLLKHKVWFSIGVIWLFHISAIIGISLGNVNWFIEKTPINLGICFFLFLLVYPINNYKKFGALLLFFSGGMFAEWLGVNHQILFGEYTYGRNFGPKLDGVPYLIGTYWALLTFITASIMDYTTLSSSIKIISAAGLMVLLDFFMEKSAPVFDFWHFEGGLPTLENYWTWFLVGIIFQIILKAFKIKGDKIFSLNLYLAQLCFFLFFFLKS, encoded by the coding sequence ATGAATGATTTTCTTCTTAAACATAAAGTTTGGTTTAGTATAGGTGTCATTTGGCTTTTCCACATTTCTGCCATCATTGGTATTTCCCTTGGCAACGTGAATTGGTTTATTGAAAAGACACCGATAAACCTGGGAATCTGTTTTTTCCTTTTTCTTTTGGTCTATCCTATAAACAATTATAAAAAATTTGGGGCGCTCTTGCTCTTTTTTAGTGGTGGCATGTTCGCCGAATGGCTAGGTGTTAATCATCAGATTTTATTTGGGGAATATACCTACGGCCGTAATTTTGGCCCCAAACTGGACGGTGTTCCTTATTTGATAGGAACGTATTGGGCGCTTTTAACCTTCATAACGGCTAGTATTATGGACTACACGACACTATCCTCTAGCATAAAAATAATAAGTGCAGCTGGTTTAATGGTCCTACTTGATTTTTTTATGGAAAAGAGTGCGCCAGTTTTCGACTTTTGGCACTTTGAAGGTGGTTTGCCAACTCTAGAAAATTATTGGACTTGGTTTCTAGTGGGCATAATTTTCCAAATAATTCTTAAGGCATTTAAAATTAAAGGGGATAAAATTTTCTCTCTCAATCTATATTTGGCACAGCTTTGCTTCTTTCTATTTTTCTTTCTTAAGTCCTAA
- the crtD gene encoding 1-hydroxycarotenoid 3,4-desaturase CrtD, with protein MPKALVIGAGIAGIASAMYLCKKGYHVQVFEANSFPGGKLHAIEKDGYRFDLGPSLFTMPHLVTELFELFDKNPTEYFNYKRKQTLCNYFWEDGLRFSAKGDLEEFTKDASDAFSEPAENIKNYVEKNKRKYDLTASLFLEKSLHKLDTYLSLNTLKAILKIGLLDVNATLHETNKANFQNPKLVQLFNRYATYNGSSPYRTPGIMSMIPHLEMGYGTFFPHGGMHQITCSLYQLALEEGVKFNFEEKVLKINVDGKKAVGIMSTKDNYEADCIVSNMDIFPTYKQLLKNQKFPKKTLAQERSSSALIFYWGIEKNFPELDLHNIFFSESYEREFDGIFNKKSIIDDPTVYINISSKENPSDAPVGHENWFVMINAPGNYGQDWEQLKQEAKRNIISKLNRLLKIDLEKLITTEHILDPVGIETDTSSYRGALYGAASNSKFAAFLRHPNFSRAIDNLYFCGGSVHPGGGIPLCLLSAKIVNDLVPKIENHE; from the coding sequence ATGCCTAAAGCTCTGGTAATCGGTGCTGGTATTGCTGGCATAGCCAGCGCTATGTACCTGTGTAAAAAAGGCTACCATGTTCAGGTATTTGAAGCCAATAGTTTCCCTGGTGGAAAATTACACGCCATTGAGAAAGATGGATACCGGTTTGATTTAGGCCCTTCCCTATTCACCATGCCTCATTTGGTTACCGAACTTTTTGAACTTTTTGATAAGAATCCAACGGAATATTTCAATTACAAAAGAAAGCAGACCCTTTGTAATTACTTTTGGGAGGACGGTCTACGTTTCTCAGCTAAAGGAGATTTAGAGGAATTTACTAAAGATGCATCCGATGCCTTTAGTGAACCTGCAGAAAATATAAAGAATTACGTTGAAAAGAATAAAAGAAAATACGATTTAACAGCATCACTCTTCTTAGAGAAATCGCTCCATAAATTAGACACCTATTTATCGCTAAACACCTTAAAAGCCATACTGAAGATTGGTTTACTCGATGTGAATGCAACCTTGCACGAAACCAACAAAGCCAATTTTCAAAACCCCAAACTGGTCCAATTATTTAATAGATATGCAACGTATAATGGGTCGTCTCCATATAGAACTCCAGGAATAATGTCCATGATACCCCATCTAGAAATGGGCTACGGAACCTTTTTTCCGCATGGGGGTATGCACCAAATTACATGTAGTCTCTATCAATTGGCTTTGGAAGAGGGTGTGAAATTCAATTTCGAAGAAAAGGTTCTTAAGATTAATGTAGACGGAAAAAAAGCTGTAGGAATTATGTCAACAAAAGATAATTATGAAGCGGATTGCATAGTATCCAATATGGATATTTTTCCAACCTACAAGCAACTATTAAAGAATCAGAAATTTCCTAAAAAGACGTTGGCCCAAGAACGTTCAAGCTCTGCTCTAATTTTTTATTGGGGCATTGAAAAGAATTTTCCCGAGTTGGATTTGCATAATATTTTTTTTAGTGAATCATACGAAAGAGAGTTTGATGGAATTTTCAATAAAAAATCGATAATAGATGACCCCACTGTTTATATCAACATATCATCAAAAGAGAACCCCTCTGATGCACCTGTTGGACATGAAAATTGGTTTGTGATGATCAATGCTCCTGGCAATTATGGACAAGATTGGGAACAACTTAAACAAGAAGCAAAAAGGAACATCATTTCTAAATTGAATAGGCTGCTAAAAATCGATTTAGAAAAATTAATTACTACAGAACATATTCTAGACCCTGTGGGTATTGAAACCGATACGAGTTCTTATAGAGGTGCTTTATATGGCGCGGCCAGCAATAGTAAGTTTGCCGCTTTTTTAAGACACCCAAATTTCTCGAGAGCAATTGACAACCTATACTTTTGTGGAGGATCAGTTCATCCAGGTGGTGGAATACCACTATGCCTTTTATCCGCAAAAATCGTTAATGATTTGGTTCCAAAAATTGAAAATCATGAATGA
- a CDS encoding sterol desaturase family protein yields the protein MRIVLWILIFIGTFLIMEFMAWFTHKYVMHGFLWSLHKDHHHKNHDSWFERNDAFFIFYAIVSMSLFYAGANGFWYGYPLGFGILAYGVAYFFVHDIFIHQRFKLFRNANHWYAKGVRRAHKIHHKHLGKDKGECFGMLFVPFKYFKK from the coding sequence ATGAGAATAGTACTTTGGATATTGATTTTTATAGGGACTTTTTTAATCATGGAATTCATGGCTTGGTTTACCCATAAGTATGTCATGCATGGATTTTTATGGAGTTTACACAAAGATCATCACCACAAGAATCATGATTCGTGGTTTGAAAGAAACGACGCTTTCTTTATTTTCTACGCCATAGTAAGCATGTCCTTGTTTTACGCCGGCGCTAATGGATTTTGGTATGGTTATCCGTTAGGATTTGGAATTCTTGCCTATGGCGTGGCCTATTTTTTTGTGCATGATATATTTATACATCAGCGCTTTAAGCTTTTTAGAAATGCCAACCACTGGTATGCCAAAGGGGTAAGAAGAGCCCACAAAATACACCATAAGCATCTGGGCAAAGATAAAGGTGAATGCTTCGGTATGCTATTTGTGCCTTTCAAATATTTTAAAAAATAA
- a CDS encoding phytoene/squalene synthase family protein, which yields MKITFDKVSYQCSKVVTEKYSTSFALATKMLHSSIRSDIYNIYGFVRFADEIVDSFHDYDKERLFNKFEAELEAALIDKISLNPILNSFQHTFHTYNIPKHLLDSFMKSMRMDLSKSIYRTDEEYRQYIYGSADVVGLMCLKVFVKGHEQSYEELKDSAMALGSAFQKVNFLRDVKADFEELNRSYFPNTNLKELDEASKTRIVEEIKADFQLGYTGILRLPAEAKFGVYTAYKYYYKLLKKLQNTPSLEIKNARIRVPNYQKFGLLARSYVKYKMNLV from the coding sequence ATGAAAATTACTTTTGACAAAGTTTCGTATCAATGTAGCAAAGTTGTTACAGAGAAATATAGCACCTCTTTTGCTTTGGCAACAAAGATGCTACATAGCTCAATAAGGAGCGATATCTATAATATTTATGGCTTTGTGAGATTTGCTGATGAAATAGTGGATTCCTTTCACGATTACGATAAGGAGCGATTGTTCAACAAGTTTGAAGCGGAATTGGAAGCCGCCTTAATAGACAAAATTAGTTTAAACCCCATTTTGAATTCTTTTCAGCATACGTTCCATACCTATAATATTCCAAAACACTTGCTAGATTCTTTTATGAAAAGTATGCGCATGGATCTTTCTAAAAGTATTTACAGAACGGATGAGGAATACAGGCAATACATTTATGGTTCTGCAGATGTTGTGGGTCTAATGTGTCTAAAGGTTTTTGTAAAGGGTCACGAACAATCCTACGAAGAGTTAAAGGATTCTGCCATGGCATTGGGGTCGGCATTTCAAAAAGTAAATTTCTTGCGGGATGTAAAAGCTGATTTCGAAGAACTAAACCGTTCCTATTTTCCCAATACCAACTTGAAGGAATTGGACGAAGCATCTAAAACTCGAATTGTCGAGGAAATTAAGGCTGACTTCCAACTAGGATATACCGGCATTCTTCGGCTACCGGCGGAGGCCAAATTTGGTGTTTACACGGCGTATAAATATTATTATAAACTATTGAAGAAACTTCAAAACACCCCGTCTTTGGAAATAAAAAATGCTCGAATTCGCGTGCCAAACTATCAAAAATTTGGTCTCTTGGCGCGATCTTACGTTAAATATAAAATGAATTTGGTATAA